The following are from one region of the Spodoptera frugiperda isolate SF20-4 chromosome 20, AGI-APGP_CSIRO_Sfru_2.0, whole genome shotgun sequence genome:
- the LOC118261927 gene encoding translation initiation factor eIF-2B subunit gamma has translation MHKILEFQAVVLAAGRGSRLPDVGGAVSKCLLPVGPYPVVWYSLNLLEKIGFQETLIVVLDEDKSNILNALEKCPLKIKYELIVIPSDEDWGTANSLKHISSRVTTDLLVISGDLITNINLNEVLNVHRKYDAALTTLFFNNGPEEWIELPGPKTKAKPDRDLVCIDKETQRLVFLASASDFEENITIPRMLLKKFDSISMYSRLLDAHVYVMKHWVMNYLVESDRFTSIKGELIPHIVKKQLSKPKNPLEKKGTSEKNVEITKDIFDYAVENGYESKIREMTAYNDHRLGSKGVFYNDLLRCYAHIPEKDTFGIRVNTLSSFYLSNNKILSKWEELTGTPLTERFHPDSDVKTKQIDETSTVGEKSLVNEKTSIKNTFIGANCTIENKVRLTNCILMNNVTIKEGCVLQDCVVYTGATVDTGCNLQYCLVGPHHAVAASTTSNHQLHAETTDNMITLG, from the exons ATGCATAAAATACTAGAGTTTCAAGCTGTTGTGCTGGCCGCGGGCAGAGGATCCAGGTTGCCCGATGTTGGTGGTGCTGTTTCTAAGTGTTTGTTACCTGTGGGACCGTACCCAGTCGTGTGGTACTCATTGAACTTGTTGGAGAAAATAGGATTTCAAG AAACATTGATAGTTGTACTCGACGAAGACAAGTCTAACATTTTGAATGCCTTAGAAAAGTGTCctctaaaaattaaatatgaattgaTAGTTATCCCATCAGATGAGGATTGGGGCACAGCTAACTCCCTGAAGCACATCAGTAGTAGAGTAACTACAGACCTATTGGTGATCTCTGGAGATCTTATAACTAATATTAATCTAAATGAAGTGTTGAATGTTCATAGAAAATATGATGCAGCTCTTACAACCTTATTCTTTAACAATGGCCCGGAAGAATGGATTGAGCTCCCCGGACCTAAAACTAAAGCTAAACCAGACAGAGATCTAGTGTGCATAGACAAGGAAACACAAAGACTTGTGTTCTTAGCCAGTGCTAGTGACTTTGAGGAGAATATTACAATACCCAGAATGTTATTGAAGAAATTTGATTCAATAAGTATGTACAGCCGCTTGTTAGATGCACATGTGTATGTTATGAAGCACTGGGTGATGAACTACCTCGTAGAGTCGGACAGGTTCACATCAATCAAAGGAGAACTTATACCACATATAGTGAAGAAGCAACTGTCCAAGCCTAAAAACCCTTTGGAAAAGAAAGGAACTTCAGagaaaaatgttgaaattaCTAAAGATATATTTGATTATGCAGTTGAGAATGGTTACGAGAGTAAGATTAGGGAGATGACAGCATACAATGACCATAGACTAGGCAGTAAGGGAGTCTTCTACAATGACTTGCTACGGTGCTATGCCCATATACCAGAGAAGGACACATTTGGTATAAGAGTAAATACATTGTCATCATTTTATCTGTCTAATAACAAG ATATTGTCAAAGTGGGAAGAACTGACTGGTACTCCTTTAACAGAAAGATTCCACCCAGATAGTGATGTGAAAACGAAACAAATAGATGAAACCAGTACAGTGGGTGAAAAGAGTCTTGTCAATGAGAAGACATCAATCAAGAACACATTCATTGGTGCCAACTGTACTATTGAAAACAAAGTTAGACTGACTAACTGTATATTGATGAACAATGTTACTATTAAAGAAgg TTGTGTTCTTCAAGACTGCGTGGTATACACTGGAGCGACGGTGGACACTGGTTGCAACCTACAGTACTGTCTGGTGGGCCCGCATCATGCCGTCGCAGCCTCGACTACCAGCAACCATCAGCTACACGCCGAGACCACTGACAACATGATCACTCTCGGCTAA